The genomic segment TGTTGATCTCGAAACCCTGGTCCTCAGGATAGAAACCTTCCGGGCCGAGATGCCACTTGCCGGCAAAGAAGGTGGCATAGCCGGCCTCCTTCAATTCCTCCGCCAGTGTGACCTCTTCCAGGGCCAAGCGGTCGCTGTAGGGAGCGGGCAGCAATCGCGTATTGCGTTTCCAGCCCTGAGGTTGGTTGCCGCCGGCCGGGTTAATGTAGTCCGTGATGCCCGTTCGGACCGGATACTTGCCGGTGAGGATGCTGGCTCGTGTCGGGCTGCATACCGGACAAGCGGCGTATGCGTTGGTGAATCGCATGCCGGTCGAGGCCAGCCGATTGATATTCGGCGTCTCGTAGAAGGTGTTCGGATTGTTCGCCCCGATGTCCATGTAGCCAAGGTCATCGACGAGGATAAAAACGACGTTGGGACGTTGCGCGGCCACCATCTGCTGCGTCACGAGGGAAAGGGTCGCACAGAAAGCAAGTACGGCCGGCATCTGTCAGGCCTTCTTGAGCAGGTCCCGGATTTCCATGAGCAATTCCTGGTCCTTGGTGAGCGACGGCGGAGCGGCCGGAGCGGCGGCCTCCTGCTTCTTGAACTTCATGATCCAGCCCAGGAATTTGACGATGAAGATGAACAGGGCAAGGGCGACGATCAGGAAGTTGACCACCTCGCCGATGAACAGCCCATAAGGGACCTCCTTGCCCCTGATGACCCAGTGCCAGCCAAGGTAGCTCTGTTCGCCCGGCATGATCACGCTGATCAGGGGCATGATGAGGTGCTTCACCAATGAATCGACGATCTTCCCGAACGCGCCGCCGATGATAACGGCAACCGCCAGGTCGATCACGTTACCCTTGAGGGCGAAGTTCTTGAACTCCTCCAGCAACGACAGTGCCTTTTTGGTCGGGTCCATGGTGGTCTCCTCACTTGAAAAGACTGCGAAAGAGCTGCACACGGCAAGGGCTGAGAGACAGCGCTTACCAGCGTCATCCTAGCGTTTGCCGGCTACGGGTCAACGGCACCATTTGTTACTGGCACCTCGCCTGCCAGTGTCTTTGCACTCCTGCCAAAGCCGACCATCTGTCCATCGGAGCCGCTTCCCCGTCTGCGCGTTACTGCGGCCGAGCCAGAAGCTGCTTGCCATCTTTGACGACGAAACGTTCGTCGCCCTTTTCCAGGCGACCGGGGTTACGTCGTCCAGTTCCGGTGATCCCCCGAGCAGAATCGCCCGAAT from the Phycisphaerae bacterium genome contains:
- the mscL gene encoding large conductance mechanosensitive channel protein MscL, translated to MDPTKKALSLLEEFKNFALKGNVIDLAVAVIIGGAFGKIVDSLVKHLIMPLISVIMPGEQSYLGWHWVIRGKEVPYGLFIGEVVNFLIVALALFIFIVKFLGWIMKFKKQEAAAPAAPPSLTKDQELLMEIRDLLKKA